The Streptomyces sp. B3I8 nucleotide sequence GTGACGTCCTCGGGGGCGAGGTGGCTGCGGTCGGCGACGACCTTGCGGACGCCCTCCAGGGAGAGATCCGGGGTGACGCCCTCCGGGAAGCGCGCCATGACCTGGAAGTGATCGGTGCCGGCCAGCGGGCAGATGGCGAGCATCTCCGGCGCGTCCTTCTCCACCGGCGGGAAGAAGTGCCAGTTGTCGCGGTCGATGCCGGTGAGCCGCACGTCGGCGACCATGCTCGGGTAGGGGTCGACCTGCTCGCCGGTCATGCCGATGCCGAGCCCCCGCCGTACGCTCGAACGGCCGCCGTCCGCGGCGACGACGTACCGGGCGCGCACGGCGTTGCCGTCGGCGAAGGCCGCCGTGACCCCGTCGGCGTCCTGCGAGAGCCCGGTGAACTCCCGGCCGAACTCGACCCGGCCGCCCAGTTCCCGCAGCCGCGCGTGCAGGATCTCCTGCGTCCGCCACTGCGGCACCATCCACGGCCGGTTGTACGGGGCGTCCTCGCTCGGCTCGACCGGGTCGAACATGTGGTGCTCACCCAGCCGCTGCCCGTCCCGCCACATCATGACGACGGGGTAGTCGCCGGCGACGGCGGTGAACGCGTCCACCATGCCGAGGTCGTCGAAGACCTCCATCGTGCGCGGCTGGATGCCCTTGCCGCGGGAGCCGGGGAACAGCGCGTCCGTCCGCTCCACGACCAGCGCGTCCACCCCGCGCCGGGCCAGGTCCACGCCGAGGGCGAGCCCGGTGGGGCCCGCGCCGACGATCAGGACGTCCGTCGTCACGTCGGTCGTTCCGGTGGCGTTTCCGGTGGCAGTCATGTCCCTCTCCTTAACGTCGTTAAATTGCGATCGTGTCGAGGATGCCTTTAACGTCGTTAAGTTGTCAAGCGCACGCGGTAAAGTTTCCGACGTGAGTACAGAACGGACGGACAGCGCCACGACGCCGGAAACCACCGCACGCGCAGAGGGCACCGCACGCGCGGAACGCCGTGCGCCCCTGGACCGCGCGCGGGTCGCCGACACCGCCCTGCGGCTGCTGAACGAGGTGGGCCTGGAGGGGCTGACGCTGCGCGCCATCGCCCGCGAGCTGGACGTCAAGGCGCCCGCCCTGTACTGGCACTTCAAGGACAAGCAGGCCCTGCTGGACGAGATGGCGACGGAGATGTACCGCCGCATGATCGCGGGCATCCCGCTGGACCACGCCCAGACCTGGCAGGAACGGCTCCTGGCGGCCAACCGCGGGCTGCGCACCGCCCTGCTCGGCTACCGCGACGGCGCCCGCGTCTTCAGCGGCTCGCGCTTCACCGGCGCCGTCCACGCCGAGCAGATGGAAGACACCCTGCGCGTGTTCACGGGGGCCGGCTTCACCCTCGCCCAGGCGGTGCGCGCGACCCAGACGTCGTACCTCTACACCATCGGCTACGTCACCGAGGAACAGGGCGTCCAGCCCATGGCCGACGAACGCCGAGAGGGCTACGACCTCGACGAACGCGCCCGCGTGCTGTCCGACTACCCCCTGACGGCGGCGGCCGGACGAGAAATCTTCGAGGGCTTCGACCGCCACTTCGAGGAGGGCCTGACCCTGCTGCTGGCGGGCATCACGGCGCAGTACGGCATCGCCTGACGCGGGATCGGTCGCCGTGCCGAAAGCGTCGCGCCGTCCTCGTTCCGTCTGGCCTTTCCATTGAGAGAACTCTCCGTCTCGATTTCCTTACCGTACGTAGCGTCGTGGGACGGTGTGTTCCGTCTGGTTGCCGGGCGTCCGGCTTGTGAAGGGCGATGGGGCGCAGTCCGCTTCGTTCGGTGGCGCGGCCGTGCGGGCGGTGATATCACCCCCATTCCGCGACGAGGGTGATCCGACTGCCGTCTTCCCGACGTCGATTACTTTTCGTCGAGAAGGGGCGGAATGCGGGGCGGGGCGGGGCTTTCGTGGGACCGGGGGCGGTTATTCAGTGCGCCGGCCGTTATTTTCCTGTCCTCGCGAGGAAGGAAATTCCGGGGTGGCTCCGGAGTGGTGTGCCTGTCCGGCTCGACGGGAGTGGGCGTTCCTTCGAACGTGTGAGCGTTTGTGTGGGTGGGCGGGGATGCTTTTTCTTGTGCGGTCATCGATCGATCGATATTGATCGGTGATATGTGTTTCTGTGTGGTTCCTGAGGGAGGCGGGGGAGGGATACTGGGGCGAAGAAGGCATAACGCGCCTAACTGCCATGTTGATCATTCCGTCCGACTGTCGTGCGGCGCGCGAGGCGGTGCCGGGCGATCGCCCGGTGAAAACCCCTCGTTGTAGGGGGGAAGGCGGCGGATAGTGCGTGGTGCGTAACCGTCCGGACGCTCGGGGTGTTGTACTGAGTATCGGTCTTGGTCCTTGGTGGGTCCAGGCCCTTCGGGAGTCTCGGGGGTGGTTCCCCGAGGCTCCCTCTTTATGGGGTCCTCATGGGGCCGGTGAAAGCGGAATGCGTGACCCCGTCCGCGGCCCTTTCGTGTGAAGCCATTACGCCGCTGCCCTTCTGCCCCCGTCTTCTCTTTTCAGTTGCGCCGGTCGCTGTGACCCGTGTCACGTGCGGCAGGCAAAGGGAAGGAAAACCCTGTGCGAAGGGATGTCGAGTGGATACCTCCCTGTCGCGGGGCTAGTGCGTCGGAGCCGCTTCTCGGGCCCCGGAGTGGCTGGTGCTTTTCCCGCGCGGGGAGTTATGGTTGCGACCTGACGACGTGTCACTCCCTCCGACCTAAACCAGCGGAGACAACACGAGGGACACGGGCGCTGGACCCACCACCCCTGGGCGTGCCCCTCGAGGGACGCACCCGGAAGCCCCCTTGCCACGAGGGAAGGATCGAAGACCGATGCGAACCGCCATCAGCGATGGCGCTGTCGTGCCGGGGCCCGACGGGCCCCGGCAGGCCGCCTTCCGTCATATCCGGACGACCTGTCACACCCCAAGGACCCGTCACGTCGGCGCCCGGCGCCGCCGCCGTACCCCCGCACGCCCGCGTGCGATGGGGGAGTGATCCCGTGGTCCCCCACATCGACGCGATCCGGCCCGCCGACGTCCTGGCCGGCCGACAGGACATGCCCCTGGGCACCTTCATGCGCTACCTGCCCTCGGGGGCCTGGCCGTTGTTCGTGAGTGCATGGGGCTCGGACGCTCGTATGCACGCCAGGGACACGGTGCTGCCCATCCGGCCGGACGACCAGTTCGTGCATATCGTCCTGGGCGGCTGTGTGAGCCAGGAACGATTCCTCACCGGGCAGGAGGACGAGGGTCCGAAGGTCACCCGCTTCCGGGCGGCCGGCCAGCTCCTCAGCGAGGGCAAGCTCATCGAACTGCCCGCGGTGGTGCGGACCACGTGCCTCACCGACACCTGGATCATGCCGTGCTCCGTGGACCGGATGAACATGCTCCTGCGCAAGCACCCGGACATACAGAAGGCTCTTCTGCGCAGCCTGGAGACGCGCAATCGCACGGACGAGCTGATCTACGGCACGGTCTCCCGCGCCCCCGCCCAGCGGGTCGCCGGCCTGCTGTTCCACCTGGCCAGGACGGCCGGTGTGGCCGGGGCGCCCGGCACCGGCACCGGCGCCGTCGTCGTGGGACCGAGTCAGAAACACCTCGCGGACTCGCTGCAGATGGGCGTCTCCACCATGGAGAACGCCCTGCGCCAGCTGCGCCGTCCTCCCGGCGGCCAGGGGTCGTCGAAGCGGGGACTGGTACTCAGCCACTACCGCCGATTCGTGGTGACCGACCTCACCGCGCTCCGGGCGTTCGCGGAACTCCCCGGACATTCCGACGCCTTCTGACGCCACCGCTCACCCCACCGTGCGCCGCTCCGTCGGGAGCGGTGCGCGGTGTCCCCCGGACAAGGAGCACCCCTGTCATGCTCGGATCGACCCCCTTCCTCGGCATGCACGCCGACGTCCTGCTGAGTGCCCTGCTGAGTGCCCTGGTGGGCATCGTCGGGACAGTGGTGACGCTCCGTCACTACCGGCAGGTGCTGGAGTACACGCGCCGCACGGGACGCACGACGGAGAACGCGACGGAACTCCAGGAAGCCGGCCGGCACCTCCGCACCGTCGGCACGCGGATCCGTGAGCACGCACAGCGCCCTTGCGGGGAAGCCGAGTTCGCTCCGATGCGCCGGTTGCGGCACCGCATCGAGACATTGGCGGCCGAGAACGGCCTGGTCGCCGCCGAACTGCGCGACGTCGTGGAGTGCATGGACCGCTGGCTCGCCACCGCGCTCCCCCCGGTGGACGCCGCCACGGCGAACGGCCCCGAGGAGTACCGGACGCTCCTCGGGGCCGCCATGACACAGGAGCACCTCCGCGATGAAGTGGCGCGGGCCGTCACCACGGCGCTGAACCGGATCCGCGTGCTCGGCAGGAGCAACTGACCGGGGGCGGCGCCGATGTGTGCGTCGGCGCCCCCGGGTGCCGCTCCTCCCTCGTGCCCCTGGGGGCGCAGCCCCCCGTGCCGCACCCACGGTGACGTCGCGGCGGCCCGACGGCCTGGCGGCCCGACGGCCCGACGGCCCGGCGCCGCAGCGGTTCGGTGCCGCGGCGGCCCGGCCGCCCTGCGGGAGCAGCTCAGCGGCGGACCGCCTTCCGCATCGCCCGCGCCCGTCGCACCACCCGTCGCGCCGCCGAGTTGTTCGGCAGGAAGGCCAGGCGTTCGGGGATGCCGCCGGGCAGCCCGAGGGAGGTGAGGCGCTTGCGGCGGAAGTAGCGGCGGGTGCGCGGGCCGAAGTGCGCGGAGAGGTAGCGGGTCGCGGCCGGGCGCAGTGAGCGGTGCAGTTGCGGCTGCATCACGAAGCCGACCGCGGTGACCAGCTCGTTCAGCCGGTCCGCCGGCACCGGCTCCTCGCCCGCCTTCTCCCCGAGGTCCGGCAGCAGCGCGTCGGCCAGGACGACCGGGACGCGGTTGCTGTTCTGGTACGGCGTCAGGCGTTCCAGCAGCAGTTCGGTGCCGACCCTGGCCACGGGCAGGTCGTAGAGCCCCGAGGCGGTGAACAGCGCGGTCGAGAAGCAGCCGACGACCAGCGCGGGACGGACCCGTTCGTAGAGCACCTCGGCGAGGACGGGCGTGTCCAGGACGGTCAGCTCCACGCCCAGCTTCGCCGCCTCCGCCTCCAGGGCACGGCTGTACCGGGCCGGCGCGGTCGGATGGGGCTTGAAGACCAGGGTGCGGTGGCCGCGCTCGACCGCCCCGCGTGCCATCGACAGGTGCAGATTCTCCTCCTCCTCGGGGGAGAGGATGTCCAGCGCGGACAGGTACTGGCCGAGCAGCAGCGCCGCCCCCTCGGGCAGCTCCGGCGGCGGCACGGCCGCGCCCAGCTCGCCCATCACCTTCAGGAAGGCCGGCGTCGGCACCAGTTCCGCGGGGACGCCGAACTCGGTCAGCAGCAGGGGCCTGAGCCCCGGCACCAGGTCGAGGTGGAGCAGCCGGCGCACCCGGGTGCCGACCAGCGGGTCCAGCTTGTTGCGCGTGGGGCCGTAGCTCATCAGCCCGTCGGCGTAGACGTCGATCGGCGCGTCGGTGAACAGCGTGGCGATCGAGAGCGCGGGTGCGACCTGCAGGGACTCCAGGACCAGCTCCACCCGGTCCGTCCCCAGCCCCCACAGCATCCGCAGATACCGCTCGAACAGCGGTACGTCGTCGGGGCGCGGCGCCCAGGCGCCGGGGTGGAAGGGGCGGATCGCCTCGTTCCAGGACAGGACGCCGTCGAAGTGGGCGCGCAGCGGGGCGAAGCCCGGCATCTCGTCCAGGGCCGGGCTGATCTCCGGTGTCGTCGCGTTGTTGCAGACCAGCAGCAGCCGCCGGTCCGCCTCGCCGAACAGGCCGGACTCCAGGGCGGCGGCCAGGGTGGCGGCACCGTAGAGGGTGGAGGCGCAGAAGATTTGTGTCGTGGTGCGCCGGGCGCGGTCGTTACGGGGCATCACGCGGCCGCCTTCGCTGTGGTGATCCGGCGCCGCAGCCGCCGCAGCCTCGCCGCGCGGTGCGGGTCCATGGTGTCGAGTACGTCGTCGAGCGCGTCCTGCGGCATGCGCCGGATCGCGCCCGCGCTCATCGCCCGCAGCCGCTTGGCCACGGCGGGTTCGAACTTGCCCTCGTCGGCGAGGTGGTGGGCGATGATCGCGCAGTAGGTGCGGACCGCCTTCGGCAGCAGCCGGGCGGCGTCCTCGTCCCGCGCCGTCTCCTCGAGCACCTGGTCGAAGGCGCGGATGAAGTCCAGTTGACGGACGTCACCGATCTGGGTGAGGGAGGAGGCGACCCCGCGCCGGTAGAACACGCCGAGCAGCCCGACCACGGCGAACGACTCCGCCTCGCGGTGCAGCTTCCAGATCCACGGCCGGTCCTCGGCAGTCCGCAGCCCGTCGGTGAAGTGCAGCAGACCCCGGTCCAGCAGCCGCCGGTGGTAGATGCCGGCCCACGCGTAGGCGTAGTCCACGGAGGTGCTCCGCTCGGCGGGCAGGATCGACTCGCGCGGGTTCAGCACCTCGCCGCGCCGGCCGACCGGCACCCGGAACACGGCGCGGGCGCGGGCGGTGGCCTGCACGTGGTCGGTGCGCACGAAGTCGCAGCCGAGGTCCTCGATGGCGGAGAGCAGCTCGGCGAGGTATCCGGGGGCGAGCCAGTCGTCGCCGTCGAGGAAGGTCAGGTACTCGCCGCCCGCCGCGTCCAGACCGGTGTTGCGTGCGGTGGCGAGCCCTCCGTTCTTCTCGTGGCGGACGTACCGCACCCGGGCGACGGCCGAGAGTTCCTCGACCGCCCGTTCGAGCAGGGCGGGTGTCGCGTCCTTGGAATGGTCGTCCACCAGGACGAACTCGAAATCCTCGCGGGAATTCAGCCGCAGACTTCTGAGCATGTCCGGCGCGTATTTCTGCACGTTGTAGAACGGCACGATCACGGAGAGCTTGGGCACCCGCGAAACGCTAGGAGCCGCCCCGGCAGGACAGCCAACCGGTGGGCGTACGGAGCGTGAACTCCGTGTGTCGGAACGGTGCACCACGTGTACGTCGGGGCTTTCGGCGGGCCGGTTCGGTTCCCGGTGGACTGTTGTTAACTTCGCGTTGATTCCTGGTTGGGCCATTCCTGGGAATCGCTTCCTAGCGTCTACGACGTGCCAGCAAGCGAATCCAAGCCCCCGCGCATCGCCGTTCTGGCGGACTCCGACACCCGCTGGAAATGGGGTGCGCTGACCGCCGGACGGATCGCGCCGGGCGCCTCCATGGAAGCGGGGCCGCGCGGGACCGTGCAAGCCGGGCCGCTCGGGGCGGCGTCGGACGGGACGCGCGAGTCGGCGCCGGAGGGGACCGCCCCCGCGCTCGACGGTTTCCTGCTGCGCGGCCGGGCCACGCCCACACCGCGCCAGCTCGCCGAGGTCGGCGTCCACGCCGACTCCCTGCGCGAAGTCACCGCCGTCGAGTTCCTGCGTGCCATGGCGCGCGAGGAGTACGACATCGTCGTGCTCGCCCTCGTCGGCGGTGGGGTGCAGGCGATGCTGCACGGCCTCAAGAGGGTCTGGGAGGGCCGCGGCCGCCGCCCCGTGGTCGTCACCGGCTACGTCGGCGTCGTCTACGAGAAGCTCGCCGACGGCCTGCTGCTGCGGCACGGCGCGGACCTCGTCCTCGCCAACTCCCGCCAGGACGCGGAACGTTTCCGCGCGGTGTACGAGGGGGTCGGCGCCGACGCCTCGGCGGTCACGGAGGTGGCGCTGCCGTTCCTCGGCGGCGCGGCCTACACCGGCGCGCCCGAGCCGTCCGCGGAGCAGGGGGGCAGGCCCTACACGGTCGTCTTCGCCGCCCAGCCCTCCGTGCCGGCCGGCCGCAGGGAGCGCACGTACCTGCTCGACCGCCTGGTGCGGCACGCCCGGCAGCACCCCGAGCGCGAGGTGCTGCTCAAGCTGCGCTCCCGGCCCGGCGAGCACACCACGCACATCGAGGAACTGCCCTACCAGAAGCTCGCCCAGCGGATCGACCTGCCGCCCAACCTCCGCCTCGTCTACGGACACATGGGGGAGGTCCTGGACCGCACCGACCTGCTGGTCACGGTCAGCTCGACGGCCGCGCTCGAATCGCTGCACCGCCGCATCCCGACCGTGGTCCTCACCGACCTCGGGGTGCGCGAGGTGCTCGGAAACCACCACTTCACCGGCTCCGGCTGCCTCGCCTCCTGGGACCAGCTCGACGCCGGGCACCGTCCGGAGCCCGACGCGGCCTGGGTCGCCCGGCAGGGCGTCGCGGCCGACGGCTCGTACGCCACCGCCTTCGACGCCGCCCGGGAGCGGATCGCGAAGCTGCTGGGCCGGCCCGGCGGGCTGCCCCCGCTGACCCCGTACTACACGCCCGTGACGGCGCCCGGCTATCTGCCCGGCATCCTCGCCCGCCACCACCTCGGCCCGGACGGCAGCCCGCTGCCGGGCGCGCCCGCCGCCGACCGCGAGCCGGGCCCGGTCCGGGAGATCGTGCGCCGCGCGGCGCGCGGTGCCTACCGGCACGGGGTGCAGCGGGTCGCCCCGGTGATCCGCCGGATGGGGGAGCTGTGAGCGACGCCGCCCCGATCGACGCACGCCAAGGAGCAGAACCCATGACCCACCCGGACACCGGCGCGATGCGCCGGGTGCTCGCCGTGATCCCCGCGCGCGGCGGCTCCAAGGGGGTGCCCGCGAAGAACCTCGCCCCGGTCGGCGGGGTACCGCTGGTGGCCCGCGCGGTGCGCGAGTGCCGTGCCAGCCGCCTGGTGACCGACGTCGTCGTCTCCACCGACGACCACGCGATCGCCGCCGTCGCCCGCGAGGCCGGCGCCGAGGTCGTGCTGCGGCCCGCCGCGATCGCCGGCGACACCGCCACCTCCGAGGCCGCCGTGCGACACGCGATGGACGCGCACGAGGCCCTGCACGGGGCGCCCGTCGACGTCGTCCTGCTCGTGCAGTGCACCAGCCCCTTCCTCGTCCGCGAGGACATCGACGGGGTGGCCGGCGCGGTCGTCGGGAAGGGCGCCGACACGGCGGTGACCGTGGCCCCCTTCCACGGCTTCGTCTGGCGGGACGGCGATCCCGCCGCACCCGCCGGCCCCGACGCCCCCGAGGCGGGCGGCGGCCACGGCGTCAACCACGACAAGTCCTACCGCCCGCGCCGCCAGGACCGTCCCCAGGACCTGCTGGAGACCGGCGCCGCCTACGCGATGGACGCGGCCGGCTTCCGCGTCCACGGGCACCGCTTCTTCGGCCGCACGGACCTCGTGCGCACCGACCCGGCCCGGGTCCTGGAGATCGACGACCCGCACGACCTCGCCCGCGCCCGCGCCCTCGCGCCCCTCTTCGACGCGGACAGGCCCGGCGCCCTCCCGACCGCCGCCGACATCGACGCGGTCGTACTCGACTTCGACGGCACCCAGACCGACGACCACGTGCTGATCGACTCCGACGGACGGGAGTTCGTCTCCGTGCACCGCGGGGACGGCCTCGGCATCGCGGCCCTGCGCCGCAGCGGCCTGAGGCTGCTGATCCTGTCCACGGAACAGAACCCGGTCGTCGCCGCCCGGGCCCGGAAGCTCAAGCTCCCGGTGCTGCACGGCATCGACCGGAAGGACCTCGCGCTGAAGCAGTGGTGCGAGGAGCAGGGCATCGCGCCCGAGCGCGTGCTCTACGTCGGCAACGACGTCAACGACCTCCCGTGCTTCGCCCTCGTGGGCTGGCCCGTGGCGGTCGCGAGCGCCCACGACGTCGTGCGCGGCGCCGCACGCGCGGTCACCACCGTCCCCGGCGGCGACGGCGCGATCCGGGAGATCGCCGGCTGGATCCTCGGCCCCTCCCTCGATTCCCCCGCCCCCCTCACCAAGTAAGGAAACCCCCTCATGAGCACGCACTCCCGCATCCGCACGTTCGGTGACCGCGAGGCCGGCCCCGGCCGCCCCGTCTACATCACCGGCGAGATCGGCATCAACCACAACGGCGAGCTCGACAACGCCTTCAAGCTGATCGACGCGGCCGCCGAGGCCGGCTGCGACGCGGTCAAGTTCCAGAAGCGCACCCCCGAGATCTGCACCCCGCGCGACCAGTGGGACATCGAGCGCGACACCCCCTGGGGCCGGATGACGTACATCGACTACCGCCACCGCGTCGAGTTCGGCGAGGACGAGTACGGGCAGATCGACGCGTACTGCAAGGAGAAGGGGATCGCCTGGTTCGCCTCCCCGTGGGACCCCGAGGCCGTCGCCTTCCTGGAGAAGTTCGACGTCCCCGCCCACAAGGTGGCCTCCGCCTCCCTGACCGACGACGAGCTGCTGCGCGAACTGCGCGCCACCGGCCGCACGATCATCCTCTCCACCGGCATGTCGACGCCGAAGCAGATCCGGCACGCGGTCGAGGTCCTGGGCAGCGACAACATCCTGCTCTGCCACGCCACCTCGACCTACCCGGCCAAGGCCGAGGAGCTCAACCTGCGCGTCATCAACACCCTCCAGGCCGAGTACCCGAACGTCCCGATCGGCTACTCCGGCCACGAGACGGGCCTGCAGACCACGCTGGCCGCGGTCGCGCTCGGCGCCGCGTTCGTCGAGCGGCACATCACCCTCGACCGCGCGATGTGGGGCTCCGACCAGGCCGCCTCCGTCGAGCCGCAGGGCCTGCAGCGGCTGGTCCGCGACATCCGCACCATCGAGGCCTCCCTCGGCGACGGCGTGAAGAAGGTCTACGACTCCGAGCTCGGCCCGATGAAGAAGCTGCGCCGCGTCCCCGGTGTCGTCGCGGAGGCGGAGATCGCCGCGGCGGCGGGCGAGCCGGTCGCGGTCTGACCCGGGACGGGACGGTCGTACGCCGATGAGACCCCGCGCCGGATCACCCGGCCCCGGACCCGAACTCGACCCCGGCACCCTCGCCTTCGTCGAGAGCCCGGTGCAGCTGCTGAACGTCCTGGAGTGGGCGTACGCGCTCGACCCGGACGCGCGGCGGCCGCCCGGCGCGGGCCTCACCCTCGTCGTCCTGTCCCCCACGGACCCGATGACCCGCGGTCAGCTGCGCCGCATGGCCGAACTGGCCCGCGAGGAGGGCCACGACGTCCGCTGGGAGGAGGCACGCGGCGGCACCCTCGCCCCCTTCCGGACGGTCGGCGGCCTGACCTCCCTGCTGCGCCGGGCGCGACGGGTGGTCATGGGCGACCCGTTCTCCCGCTACGTCCAGCTCCTGCTGTCCCTGACGAAGGCGCGCGAGCTGGTCGTGGTGGACGACGGCACGGCCACGATGGAGTTCGTCACCCAACTCGCCCAGGGCGAAC carries:
- a CDS encoding N-acylneuraminate cytidylyltransferase, whose protein sequence is MTHPDTGAMRRVLAVIPARGGSKGVPAKNLAPVGGVPLVARAVRECRASRLVTDVVVSTDDHAIAAVAREAGAEVVLRPAAIAGDTATSEAAVRHAMDAHEALHGAPVDVVLLVQCTSPFLVREDIDGVAGAVVGKGADTAVTVAPFHGFVWRDGDPAAPAGPDAPEAGGGHGVNHDKSYRPRRQDRPQDLLETGAAYAMDAAGFRVHGHRFFGRTDLVRTDPARVLEIDDPHDLARARALAPLFDADRPGALPTAADIDAVVLDFDGTQTDDHVLIDSDGREFVSVHRGDGLGIAALRRSGLRLLILSTEQNPVVAARARKLKLPVLHGIDRKDLALKQWCEEQGIAPERVLYVGNDVNDLPCFALVGWPVAVASAHDVVRGAARAVTTVPGGDGAIREIAGWILGPSLDSPAPLTK
- a CDS encoding DUF6716 putative glycosyltransferase, with amino-acid sequence MPASESKPPRIAVLADSDTRWKWGALTAGRIAPGASMEAGPRGTVQAGPLGAASDGTRESAPEGTAPALDGFLLRGRATPTPRQLAEVGVHADSLREVTAVEFLRAMAREEYDIVVLALVGGGVQAMLHGLKRVWEGRGRRPVVVTGYVGVVYEKLADGLLLRHGADLVLANSRQDAERFRAVYEGVGADASAVTEVALPFLGGAAYTGAPEPSAEQGGRPYTVVFAAQPSVPAGRRERTYLLDRLVRHARQHPEREVLLKLRSRPGEHTTHIEELPYQKLAQRIDLPPNLRLVYGHMGEVLDRTDLLVTVSSTAALESLHRRIPTVVLTDLGVREVLGNHHFTGSGCLASWDQLDAGHRPEPDAAWVARQGVAADGSYATAFDAARERIAKLLGRPGGLPPLTPYYTPVTAPGYLPGILARHHLGPDGSPLPGAPAADREPGPVREIVRRAARGAYRHGVQRVAPVIRRMGEL
- a CDS encoding FAD-dependent oxidoreductase yields the protein MTATGNATGTTDVTTDVLIVGAGPTGLALGVDLARRGVDALVVERTDALFPGSRGKGIQPRTMEVFDDLGMVDAFTAVAGDYPVVMMWRDGQRLGEHHMFDPVEPSEDAPYNRPWMVPQWRTQEILHARLRELGGRVEFGREFTGLSQDADGVTAAFADGNAVRARYVVAADGGRSSVRRGLGIGMTGEQVDPYPSMVADVRLTGIDRDNWHFFPPVEKDAPEMLAICPLAGTDHFQVMARFPEGVTPDLSLEGVRKVVADRSHLAPEDVTELLWASDFRPRTGLAERFRDGRVFLAGDAAHVHSPAGGQGLNTSVQDAYNLGWKLGAVLRLGAPRSLLDTYEEERLPTAAGMLGLSTSVHRGETRRGGDTTQLSLNYPESSLSVETREGLPEGALRAGDRAPDARVDGVRLFDAFRGPHWTLLAVGTATDVPDAVRIAPRGAYTAGLYLIRPDGYVGWAGTDEAGLAPYLSAIGASVGSSERSSAVQEA
- a CDS encoding Crp/Fnr family transcriptional regulator translates to MVPHIDAIRPADVLAGRQDMPLGTFMRYLPSGAWPLFVSAWGSDARMHARDTVLPIRPDDQFVHIVLGGCVSQERFLTGQEDEGPKVTRFRAAGQLLSEGKLIELPAVVRTTCLTDTWIMPCSVDRMNMLLRKHPDIQKALLRSLETRNRTDELIYGTVSRAPAQRVAGLLFHLARTAGVAGAPGTGTGAVVVGPSQKHLADSLQMGVSTMENALRQLRRPPGGQGSSKRGLVLSHYRRFVVTDLTALRAFAELPGHSDAF
- a CDS encoding N-acetylneuraminate synthase family protein — protein: MSTHSRIRTFGDREAGPGRPVYITGEIGINHNGELDNAFKLIDAAAEAGCDAVKFQKRTPEICTPRDQWDIERDTPWGRMTYIDYRHRVEFGEDEYGQIDAYCKEKGIAWFASPWDPEAVAFLEKFDVPAHKVASASLTDDELLRELRATGRTIILSTGMSTPKQIRHAVEVLGSDNILLCHATSTYPAKAEELNLRVINTLQAEYPNVPIGYSGHETGLQTTLAAVALGAAFVERHITLDRAMWGSDQAASVEPQGLQRLVRDIRTIEASLGDGVKKVYDSELGPMKKLRRVPGVVAEAEIAAAAGEPVAV
- a CDS encoding alpha-2,8-polysialyltransferase family protein → MPRNDRARRTTTQIFCASTLYGAATLAAALESGLFGEADRRLLLVCNNATTPEISPALDEMPGFAPLRAHFDGVLSWNEAIRPFHPGAWAPRPDDVPLFERYLRMLWGLGTDRVELVLESLQVAPALSIATLFTDAPIDVYADGLMSYGPTRNKLDPLVGTRVRRLLHLDLVPGLRPLLLTEFGVPAELVPTPAFLKVMGELGAAVPPPELPEGAALLLGQYLSALDILSPEEEENLHLSMARGAVERGHRTLVFKPHPTAPARYSRALEAEAAKLGVELTVLDTPVLAEVLYERVRPALVVGCFSTALFTASGLYDLPVARVGTELLLERLTPYQNSNRVPVVLADALLPDLGEKAGEEPVPADRLNELVTAVGFVMQPQLHRSLRPAATRYLSAHFGPRTRRYFRRKRLTSLGLPGGIPERLAFLPNNSAARRVVRRARAMRKAVRR
- a CDS encoding TetR/AcrR family transcriptional regulator translates to MDRARVADTALRLLNEVGLEGLTLRAIARELDVKAPALYWHFKDKQALLDEMATEMYRRMIAGIPLDHAQTWQERLLAANRGLRTALLGYRDGARVFSGSRFTGAVHAEQMEDTLRVFTGAGFTLAQAVRATQTSYLYTIGYVTEEQGVQPMADERREGYDLDERARVLSDYPLTAAAGREIFEGFDRHFEEGLTLLLAGITAQYGIA
- a CDS encoding glycosyltransferase family 2 protein → MPKLSVIVPFYNVQKYAPDMLRSLRLNSREDFEFVLVDDHSKDATPALLERAVEELSAVARVRYVRHEKNGGLATARNTGLDAAGGEYLTFLDGDDWLAPGYLAELLSAIEDLGCDFVRTDHVQATARARAVFRVPVGRRGEVLNPRESILPAERSTSVDYAYAWAGIYHRRLLDRGLLHFTDGLRTAEDRPWIWKLHREAESFAVVGLLGVFYRRGVASSLTQIGDVRQLDFIRAFDQVLEETARDEDAARLLPKAVRTYCAIIAHHLADEGKFEPAVAKRLRAMSAGAIRRMPQDALDDVLDTMDPHRAARLRRLRRRITTAKAAA